Proteins from a genomic interval of Trichoderma breve strain T069 chromosome 2, whole genome shotgun sequence:
- a CDS encoding metallopeptidase family m24 domain-containing protein yields the protein MAAQIPTEALKELKVAEGTQPAGQAGNSANGHAEDAHDGEDSEDEAEEPSTTGAAKKKKKRKPKKKKKAPTSQTEPPRVMVSQLFPNKTFPKGEEVEYVNDNAYRTTNEEKRHLDNLNSEFLADYREAAEVHRQVRQYAQKVIKPGQTLTEIAETIEDSVRALTGHAGLEEGDAHIAGMGFPCGLSLNHCAAHYTPNAGNKMVLQQNDVMKVDFGVHVNGKIVDSAFTMAFEPKYDPLLAAVRAATNAGVREAGIDARVGEIGGVIQEVMESYEVEIDGTTYPVKSIRNLTGHTILPYSIHGTKAVPIVKSNDQTKMEEGDVFAIETFGSTGNGYVRDDGEVSHYAKVGDVQHVDLRLSSAKALLNVINKNFGTLPFCRRYLDRLGQEKYLLGLNSLVQNDIVEAYPPLCDKKGSYTAQYEHTILIRPTVKEVISRGEDY from the exons atggcagCCCAAATCCCCACTGAAGCTCTCAAGGAGCTGAAAG TGGCCGAAGGAACCCAGCCGGCTGGCCAGGCAGGGAACTCGGCCAACGGCCATGCCGAAGACGCTCACGACGGAGAAGACTCCGAAGATGAGGCAGAAGAACCCTCCACCACCGGagctgccaagaagaagaagaagagaaagcccaagaagaagaagaaggctcccACCAGCCAGACCGAGCCTCCCCGGGTAATGGTCAGCCAGCTGTTCCCTAACAAGACGTTTCCCAAGGGCGAGGAGGTCGAGTACGTCAACGACAACGCCTACCGAACCACCAACGAGGAGAAGCGCCACCTCGACAACCTCAACAGCGAGTTTTTGGCCGACTACCGAGAGGCCGCTGAGGTGCACCGTCAAGTGCGACAGTATGCGCAAAAGGTCATCAAGCCCGGCCAGACCCTGACCGAGATTGCCGAGACCATTGAGGATAGTGTGCGTGCTCTTACGGGCCACGCGGGCctggaggagggagatgcTCACATCGCCGGTATGGGCTTCCCATGCGGTCTCAGCTTGAACCACTGTGCCGCTCACTACACTCCCAATGCGGGCAACAAGAtggtgctgcagcagaaCGACGTCATGAAGGTGGACTTTGGCGTTCACGTCAACGGAAAGATTGTCGACTCTGCCTTCACCATGGCATTCGAGCCCAAGTACGACCCCTTGCTGGCAGCAGTCAGGGCCGCCACCAACGCCGGTGTGCGCGAAGCAGGCATTGATGCTCGCGTGGGCGAAATTGGTGGTGTCATTCAGGAGGTCATGGAGAGCTACGAGGTCGAGATTGACGGCACGACGTACCCCGTCAAGAGTATCCGCAATCTGACGGGACACACCATCCTGCCGTACAGCATTCACGGAACAAAGGCCGTGCCCATTGTGAAGAGTAACGATCAgaccaagatggaggagggcgacGTGTTTGCCATTGAGACATTTGGCAGCACGGGCAACGGATACGTccgtgatgatggcgaggtgTCGCACTATGCAAAGGTTGGCGATGTGCAGCACGTCGACCTCCGCCTCAGCTCGGCCAAGGCGCTCCTGAATGTGATTAACAAGAACTTTGGAACGCTGCCCTTCTGCCGACGATACCTCGACCGCCTTGGCCAGGAGAAGTACCTGTTGGGT CTCAACAGCCTGGTGCAAAACGACATTGTCGAGGCGTACCCGCCCTTGTGTGATAAGAAGGGCTCGTACACCGCTCAGTATGAGCAC ACTATACTTATCCGACCCACCGTGAAGGAGGTCATCAGCCGCGGAGAAGACTACTAG